The Corynebacterium callunae DSM 20147 genomic sequence AGGTGATGTGAATTCGAGTGCCCAGGCTACACCTCCCTACACTGGCATACCATGAGCTATGACTTTGTCCTTTTTGAAACCGACGGCGACCCAGGCAGTGCGCGTATTTCTAAATCTCCACTGACCGAACGTATCGATTTTGCCACCCCTTCAAGCACTCCAGTGTTGGAATCCTTGGCTGCCGGGCTTGCTGCCACTGCGCCACTGACCGTAAAACTTGAAGAAGATGCCATTCAGCTTTCTGGAGATCGCTGCCTCTATGTGGTCACCTCCTATAACAGTGCAGAGGAAGCCGCGCAGTGGCTGGCTACCATCGCCCTGGATTATGGTCTGGGCTTGGCCGATATGAACTCAGATACCATTTTGCTTTTTGGCGATGAAGACACCGATGCGGTGGTGCAAATTGAGAATTGGTACTCACCGGCTTTTTCCGCCTATGGCCTACCCCACCTGCTTATTGAGGTGATGCGTCTTAAAGACACCCAGCTGCCTTATCTACGAGTAACTCGCACTGCGGATGATTCACAGTTCATCCAGACCCTCTACCAGGTAGCGGAGAAGCAATGGCTGGTCGAGTACTCCAGCGGCGCAGAGACCTTAGGCACCGAAGTAGCCACCCTTAAAGATGTCATTGGTCTTATTGAGGCTTGGTTTGCCGGCGCAGCTGATTTTGGGGCCGCGCACTCTTGGACTCCAGTAGAAAACTAAACATAAAAAAGCTACTCCCCACAAGCCTTAGAGGTTTGTGGGGAGTAGCTTTAGTTCGTTAAAACTTAGCAGCTGACTTAAGCGTCAACAGCCTCGGTCTCGACGATGTTCACCAGGCGACGGTTGCGCTTGGTAGAGAACTGGACAGCGCCAGTCTTCAGTGCGAAGAGAGTGTCGTCGCCACCGCGGCCGACGTTCTCACCTGGGTGGAACTTGGTGCCACGCTGACGGATCAAGATCTCGCCTGCGGAAACCTGCTGGCCACCGAATCGCTTCACGCCAAGGCGCTTGGACTCGGAATCACGACCGTTGCTGGAGCTGGATGCACCCTTCTTGTGTGCCATGTGGTAATTCCCTCCTTCAAAAGGAAAAACTCAAAGAAAGCCCAGGGGCTTACTTGATTCCGGTGACCTTCAGAACGGTCAGGGGCTGACGGTGTCCCTGGCGCTTCTTGTATCCGGTCTTGTTCTTGTACTTCAGGATCTTGATCTTCGGGCCCTTGGTGTGCTCGACGATCTCGGTGTTGACGCTCACAGAAGCGAGCTTGTCAGCGGCGGTTGTTACATCGGCGCCATCGACGAGCAGAACCGGGGTGAGAGCCACGGATGCACCCGGCTCACCCTCGATCTTCTCGACCTTAACGAGGTCACCTTCGGCAACCTTGTACTGCTTTCCGCCGGTCTTGACGATCGCGTACATAGAGGGCTACCCCTTATCTGATTCTCGGCTCAGGCACTCGGAGTTGAGTCCCTGATTGGACTTACGTTTTACAATTGCGTTCTAGGCATGAGAACGCCACAAAATGGCTTCCGTCACGCGCTCATTCGCCGCGATATTGGCTAATGGGCATTACGGACACAGCCTAAAACAGCGACTGTCCAAGATTACCCCTAAAGGCAGCTTTAATACAAACTGCCCTTATACCCTATCTGCGTGGGGACTTCTTGGTAGCCCGGCGACGGCGACCCGACTGCGCCTCTTTTACTGGCTCAGCCTGCTGTTTTTCCACTTTTTCCGCCTTTTTCACGGGCTGCGCTGCTGGCTGCTGCGCTTTTACTCGTACCACACGACGGCGATTCCGACGTCCGGCAACCTTCTGGACAACAACCTCAGGTTCTGGGGTGGAAACTACTTCTGGGGTGACTTCCGCAACGGCCTCAACCGCTGGTTCGGCCATGCGGCGTCGAATAGCGCGCCTTCTACTGCGTCCCGGCGCACCCGCGCTGAGCTCGCTAGGCAGGTTGCGGCGAGCCGGCTTCTCCGGCGCCTCAGACGCTGCTTTACGACGTCGCGGTGCGGCCACTTCAGCAACTGGCTTGAAATCCTCTGGCTGTGGAGCACGGTCAGAACGGGAATTTCCGCGGGTATTGCGGCGACGGCGGGGGCTAGCCTCAAATTCCGCCAAGGCTTCCTTATATCCCGCAGCAACCTGGGTAACAACCTCAGCCTTTTCTGCTTCCTTTTCTTCCTCCACAAAATCAGAGACATAGGAAGAACCTGAAGGCTCATCCGGATCCTCATCATCAGCGATCTCCACAGCAGCCGCAGCAATTGCAGCGATCTCATCAGCAGTATTTTCTACTGGATGAACTTCACGCTTTGCATCACGTTCCCGGCGTGCACGACGGCGTGGGCCTTCCTCCGGTTCAACGGTGGACTCCACGACAGACTCTTCAGCATCATCAGCATCATCAAGAACCAAAACAGAGGCAGCTAGCTCCTCAAATTCCTGATCCAAGTCATGCTCATCGTCTTCCACCAAATCACGCATAGCGACAACCATGGGGTGTTCTGCAGGATTTTCTTGCTCTTCCTCCATGCCACGACGGTGACGGCGAGAGCGCTCTTCAGCCTTGGCCTCCACACGCGCATCTACGTTATCTACTGGGTCTTCTTGAATAATGACACCGCGACCCGCACAGTGCTCACATTCGATGGTGAAGGTTTCCAGCAATCCAGCACCAATACGCTTGCGGGTCATCTGTACCAGACCCAGGGAGGTTACTTCTGAAACCTGGTGGCGGGTGCGGTCATTTTCCAAGGCCTCATTGAGGCGACGCAGTACTAGCTCCTGGTTTTCTTCCAGCACCATATCAATGAAGTCCACCACGATCATGCCGCCGAGGTCACGCAGACGCATCTGGCGCACGATTTCCTCGGCTGCCTCAATATTGTTGAGGGTCACGGTCTGCTCTAGGTTGCCACCACCCTTGCCGGTGTAGCGGCCAGTGTTGACGTCAATGACCGTCATTGCCTCAGTGCGGTCAATAATCAAAGAACCACCAGAAGGCAGATTGACCTTGCGGGAAAGCGCCTCTTCCAGCTGAGTGTTCAGGTTAAAGGCTTCAAAGGCATCCTTGCCATCAAAGTCGGCGCGGTTAAAGTGCTCCACACGGCTCACCAGATCAGGTGCCACAGATTGAATATAGGCACGCACAGTATTCCAAGCGCGGTCACCGTCAACGATGAGCGCGCTGAAATCCTCATTAAAGAGGTCACGAATAACCTTCACCAGCATGTCAGGTTCTTCATACATGGTGATTGGCTTGGCGCCGCGGTTCTTCTTTTCTTGTTTGGTGCGTTCCTGAATCTGCTCCCACAAGGTGTGCAGACGGTTCACATCGGCGGCGATATTTTCCTCGGATACACCCTCGGCAGCAGTACGAATAATGGTTCCACCGGAAGCTGGCACCACGCGACCCAAAATTTCCTTTAGGCGCTTGCGCTCTGGTCCAGGCAGCTTGCGGGAGATACCAGCGCTGCGACCGCCTGGTACATACACCAAATAGCGGCCTGCCAGCGAGATCTGAGTGGTCAGGCGAGCACCCTTGTGACCAACTGGATCCTTGGTCACCTGCACCAAAACTTGATCGCCAGACTTTAGTGCCTGCTCAATGCGGCGACCACGACCACCTAGCCCGGCAGCTTTCCAGTCCACTTCACCGGCATAAAGGACACCATTGCGTCCTTTTCCGATGTCAATAAAGGCAGCTTCCATACTTGGCAGCACATTTTGCACCTTGCCCAGGTAAATATTGCCCACCATGGACATCTGGGAATCAGAGGTTACAAATTGCTCGACCAATTTATCGTCTTCAATCACACCAACCTGAGTAACCAAACCGGGGTGATCGTGGCGCTGACGTTCGCGCACCACCATGCGACGCTCAATGGATTCACGGCGTTCCATAAATTCCTGAGTGCTCACCACATGGCGCTTCTTCTTATTTTCCTCACGCATTTCACTGCGACGACGGCGCTGCGCCTCCAGGCGAGTAGAGCCCTTAATTCCGATGGGTTCAGAAACCTGCTCTTCAACTTCGCTTGTCGACGCGACCTCCTTGGCGGGTGCCACCGTTTCTGCCTCGGTACCGCGTCCACGACTGGTACCCCGACGACCGCGGCGCTTGCGCGCCGAACGTTCGCGGGCTTGTTCATCATCGGTATCAGCAATGTCCTCGGTAGGAATCATGGCCGGCGCTTGGAAGATTGGCGCATAGATTGGTGCCTCAGCAGGAGCTGGAGTTACCTCAGGAACAATGTCTTCCAAAAGTTCTGCATGAGCTTCTTCTTTGACTGCTGCTTCAAAGTCATTGGGTTCGATGGCTGCTGCCAACTCGCGCTCAATTTTTTCTTCGATCTGGTGAATTTCATTGGCTACGTTTTTTTCCACGCGCCTTCTGATTTTCTCCACTGGTTCTACTTCAGTTACCACCGGCTGGGAAAGCGTATCGAGTAGCTTTTCCACTTCTTCTTTGCTCAAATTTGATTGGGCAACCTTGACCAGACCGATGCTATCGAGGGCTACCACAATATCTTTGGAAGCCAGGCCTAGTTTTTTAGCCAGTTGGTGCACACGGGTTTTCTCACCCAAGGTACTACGATCAAATTCCGCTGCTAAGACAGCTGAAGATGAAGCTTCAGTTTCATTTACCTGCTTTTTTGGCACAGCAACACTCCTATTTTCTTATCCCAAGATTGCGCAGAAGTCCCGGGCGCTGGCGGGTGAATAACACCCAGCCGCCGCCGCACAGGTAGAGCGACAATCAACACGTCTCTATAAAAAGTTATCGGCCTAATTTTCTATAGGCCTAATACCATTGTTCCACAACTTATGGTTGCGACTGGTATTGCTTTGGCTATAGTTTAAAGTCATGGGAGAAATATTTAAGCAACCACAGTGGTGGAAGTTTCTCCCTGCAACCGTATCTTTTACTCTTAGTCGCATTGCCATTGATGAAAATCTGATACTCGGTGTGCTTCTATTGGCACTCGGACTAGCGAGTTTGGTGCTTATTTTCCCTAGTTATTCTTTTGCTAAAGACATCGATTCCTGGAAAATTCACACCACCAAAGGTGATGAGCGTCGCGCCCTCATGCACCTAGCCGCACCAGCAACCGTATTCCTATTGGATATTGTCGGTGGCCAGACGAGCTTTAACGCTCCCCTACTTTATGGCGCAGCATATGGCGTGACAATTACCTACTCTGCATATCGTCAATCACGCATGCCACTTATTCAAAACCGTGAACGCCTGCAGGAACTCGTCGACAAGCTCTCTTTAGAAACGGTTAGTGCCGCGCAGCTCAATGTGATTGAGGCGCCCCGATCGCAAGCCCTTATTAAAACCCTTTTGGGTTTTGGTGCCATAGATGGCACACGTATTAGAGCACGGCAGGTAGCCCGGGTTTTAGATTGGGATCTTCGAGAGGTGCAGGAGGTAGCCCACTCTTTGCAAGAGCACGGCATCTTAAGTTCCTCGACGATCATGTCCGGTGGTGATCCTGCAAAAGTCTTTTGGGAACTCAGCATTGACGGACTAGCTGCACAGCAAGCTTTAAAAGACGGACGCTAGATAAACTCTAAACAAAACAATCCTTCAGCCCAGGAGACCGCCTTGTCCAATACTGAAACTGCGCCAGAAACCTTTGATTCTGCGCACAATGCCCCAGGTACCGCCCAAAATCCACAGTGTGAAGACGGCGCAAATGTAGAGATCATTACCGCACGTGAAGTTCCACTTGGTGGGCCGCGCGCAATGACTGTGCACCGCACGCTCCCCCAGCGCCAGCGTTCATTGATTGGCGCTTGGTGTTTTGTGGATCATTATGGTCCCGATGATGTTTCCCTGACAGGTGGTATGGATGTGGCACCGCACCCTCATACTGGTTTGCAGACGGTCACCTGGCTTTTTGAAGGCGAGGTCACCCACCATGACGCAGGTGGTAACCATGCTGTTGTTATGCCTGGCGAGGTCAACCTCATGACCGCCGGCGCGGGCATTTGCCACTCTGAAGTTTCCACCACCTCCACCACAACTTTGCATGGTGTGCAGCTATGGACCGTATTGCCAGATAAGGACCGCAATGGTCCACGCCGCTTTGATCACTTTGCACCGGAGGAAGTTGCTGTGGACGGTGGCACCGTGCGCGTATTCCTCGGTGACCTCTTTGGCCAAAGCTCACCAGTTCCAACCTTCACCCCACTGGTGGGCGCCGAAATTCACATCAATCCCGGCGAGACCATCACCTTTGACATCAACCCCGCTTTTGAACATGGTTTGCTTGTCGACGCGGGCGAGGTGCAGCTTGAAGGCATTAACGTCCGCCCCGCTGAGCTTGCCTATACAGGTATTAATGAAACCCAGCTGCGCATTAAGAACACCGGCACCACCCCGGCACGCACCCTGCTCATTGGTGGCGAACCTTTTAAAGAAGACATTGTGATGTGGTGGAATTTTATCGGCCGCGATCACGCTGAAATTGAGGTCTACCGAGAAGAATGGGAAAACCATTCCGATCGATTTGGCGCCACTCATGGATATGTCAGCCATGACCGCGATGGTTTGCACCGTCTGCCAGCCCCAGCGCTACCTAAGGCTGCCATTAAAGCCCGCGTGAATCCAGCACCAACTGCACGACCAGAAATGAGAATTGATTAAATGCGTTCCGAACATGGCCCATACATCGACAAGTTTTTCCCGGAGCCATATAAGAAAATGCGTGAGGTATCTAAAACCCTCCGCAAGATTTACCCCGAGGTAGATCTCCCCGAAGTCCTCATCGAACTTGTTAATGTGCGGGTTTCCCAAATTAATGGATGCGGTACTTGCCTGAGCATTCACGTGCCTCAAGCTCGCCGTGCGGGTGTACCGGAGTGGAAACTTGATGCGCTAGCTGCGTGGCATATGGTTAGCGAGTTCAGTGCCGAGGAACGTGCTGCGCTGCAATTGGCTGAATCACTGACCTTGTTGCAATCCCATGAGGGACACTTGGCTGCGCGTGCTGCTTGCAGTGTTTTTGCCGAAGAGCAGGTAGCTGCATTGGAATGGGCGATTATTACTATTAACGCCTTTAATAGAATCTCCATTGCCAGCGGACACCCACTGCTTTAGCGCATAAAAATGCTCCCAACAACTTGTGTTGGGAGCTTAATTTTTGTCTACTTTAGACGTTTGGGAACCAGATGGAGATCTCGCGCTCTGCGGACTCTGGGGAATCAGAGCCGTGCACAACGTTCTCGCCAACGGTCAAAGCGAAATCGCCACGGATGGTACCTGGGGTTGCTTTAGCAACTGGGTCGGTGCCACCAGCAAGCTGACGCCATGCATCGATAGCGCGCTCGCCTTCGACGATGCCTGCGATCAGCGGTGCAGAGGTGATGAAATCAACAAGCTCGCCGAAGAAAGGCTTGTCAGCGTGCTCTTCGTAGTGCTTTTCAGCGGTCTCGCGGTCTGCAACGCGCAGATCCAGCGCAGCCAACTTCAGGCCCTTGCGCTCGATACGTGCGATGATTTCGCCAACGTGTCCGTTGTTAACACCGTCTGGCTTGATAAGAATAAGGGTACGTTCAGTCATGTTGGAGAATTCTACCCAATGGTGTTCGAACCCGCGCACTAAGGCTAACTAGAGCTGCCTCACAGCATCTGCCACTGCCTCATTTGAAGCACCTCGACTCCACAATTGCGCCTGCCTAATCGCTGCAGCTTCCTGCCCTCGATTTTTTAATTCCACTAATTGCTGAGTTTGTTCCGCGCTAAAGACCACCGGTTTATCCTGCAAGGCAGCTCTACTGCGGATTTTCAGACCAACGCCTAAAGCGATAGCTGCCACCACAATGGCAAGAATTGGAACGATAACTGGGGATCCTGCAAAACGAGTAATTAGGGCAACTGCACAGAAAAGTACGGCTGCAGAAAACGCCAAAGATGACTGTGGATTGCGCATAAGCACTAAGTTACGGTGGATCGCCAAAATTTTCCATAAAGTACACAGCATGACTCTTGTAGACAAGCTCAATAATGAAGTTCAATTCAGCCACAATGAACACCGCAAACAATATGAAATCTCTTATGCCGCAGAAGACAAAGCTGCTGGTTTCACCGCTTATGTCGACAATGAAGGTGGCCGAATTTTCTACCACACTGTCGTAGGCGAAGAATACGGTGGACGTGGCCTTGCATCTATCCTCGTTAAGGCTGCTTTGGAAGATACCCACACAGCAGGACTAACCATTATTCCGCTGTGCCCCTTTGTAAAGGGATATTTGGAAAAGCACCCAATGGAGGGAGTTCGCCCCGGCACTCGCGAAGATATTGAGATCATCAAAAATCTTTAATTAAGCTGGCGGTCGACGTCGCAAAGCAAAAAAGAGGCCCTCGGGCCTCTTCTTTTTTATAGGTGCTGGGTGCTGAGCAAACCGCGTTTCATTCGGTCAATCAAATTTGAGCGCAGATACAGCAGGTAGGCCCAGACGATAACAAAAATTATCGCCGCGAAGCCCATCGAATAATGCACAAAAAATCCCAATAATGCAGCTACCTGCAAAGCAATATTGAGCGGAATTGCCCAACTGTACTTTTGCAAAAATGCCGCAACCAAGTGCGCAACTGCTAAAACAGTGACATAAACCCAGTTGAAGGTGGTCCAGTGGACACCATTATCAACTCTCAAAATCACCGTAAGCACGAGGGCGATGGTGATGGCCTCCATAACCAAGGTGCCAGCCATGACACCTCGGATACCTTTCATAGGATCCTTTACAGGAGCATGCCCAGGTCCAAGTGGTCCGTACTCCACCGCTTCATCGTGCTGGCTCATGCAGGTTCCTTTCCAAAGAGCGTGCGTGCATCACCGGCAGTAACAATGGAACCAGTAATAACCACACCAGAACCGGATTGTACGTCAGTATCCTCCGCCAATTCGATGGCCAATTCCACCGCGCCGGGGAGATCTTCCTGCACGTGAACGCGCTCATCACCATAAATTTCACGGGCATATTCAGCCAGTTCATAGGCATCAAGAGCACGCTCAGATTTGGTCTGTGTCACCACAACTTCATGCAGATAAGGCTCCAAGGCTTCCAAAATGCCACGGGCGTCCTTATCACCAAGAACACCAATAACACCGATGAGGCGACGGAACTCAAAGTCACGATCCAGCGCAGCACCTAGGGCAGCTGCACCATGTGGATTGTGTGCTGCATCAATAAAGACAGTGGGAGCTGAACGCAAGCGCTCCAAACGGCCCGGAGATTCCACCTGTGCAAAACCAGCGCGCACGGTTTCAATATCGAGCATGTGTCCAGCTGATGCACCAAAGAAGGCTTCTACTGCTGCCAACGCCACCGCAGCATTATCTGCCTGGTGTGCGCCAGCAAGAGGCAAGAAGATATCGGTGTATTCGCCACCCAATCCCTTGAGAGTTAGCTGCTGACCACCAACTGCAATGGTGGATTCCACCACACCAAATTCAGTGTTCAAACGAGCAACAGCGGCATCACAATCGATAGCCTGCTGCAAAATCACATTCATGGCCTCAGGCTCTTGTTTGCCCACAATAACCACGTTGCTCTTGGGGTTGATCTCATCTTCAGATGCCGGACGTGGCTTGATAATTCCGGCCTTTTCGCCAGCGATTTCTGCCAAGGTATTGCCCAGGCGGTCGGTGTGATCCATACCAACTGGGGTGATCACAGAAACTTCTGCGTTGATGACATTGGTGGCGTCCCAACGTCCGCCGAGCCCAACTTCCACCACGGCTACATCAACAGGGGCGTCAGCAAATCCGGCATAAGCAAGAGCCACGAGAGCCTCAAATTTGCTCATCTTTGGTCCGCCCTCAGCCTCAGACCAGGCGTCGGTCATCTCGATATAAGGCTTGATTTCCTCATAGATGCGTACAAAATCACGCGGGTGAATTGGCTTGCCATCAATAGCAATACGCTCGGTGACCAGCTGCAAGTGCGGGCTGGTAGTACGGCCAGTTCGACGGTGGAAAGCACGCAGTAAAGACTCCACCATTCGAGTGGTCGAGGTTTTGCCGTTGGTACCAGCAATATGTATCGCTGGGAAAGAGTTCTGTGGCTGCCCCATCAAATCCATCACGTAGCTCATCCGACGGAAAGTGGGATCGATCTTGGTTTCTAACCAACGCTGATCTAGTTCGATCTCGACGGCGGCCAGGCGAGCCAAATCCTCTGGAGTTACTTCCACAGGAGCTGGCTTCTCCCTTTCGCCGGCAAGTTCGATGGGTAGGGAAAGTCCGCTTTCCCCAAGCGTGACATCGCCCATGGTGATGTCATCTTCATGCTGAGCCACTAGGCCAATTCCTCCAGACGCTTATTAATACGTTCAACTTCTTCTTGAGCGACTTGTTGACGCTCACGAATCTTATCTACCACTGCATCAGGAGCTTTGGACAAGAAAGCCTCATTGCCCAGCTTCTTTCCGGTGGTATCCAATTCCTTTTGGGCCGCTGCGAGGTCTTTTTCCAAACGCTTGCGCTCTGCAGCCACGTCCACGGTGCCAGAAGTATCCAGCTCCACGGTCACAGTTGCAGTGCTCAAACGAATTTCCAAGCTGGCAGAGGCAGCAAAATCTGCTTCTGGAGTTTCAATACGAACCAGGGAACGCACGGACTCTTCCAGATCGCTGAGATCACAAGCTGCAAAATCCAGGCGTGCTGGAACCTTCTGAGAAGGCTTCACTCCCTGGTCAGAACGGAAACGACGAATCTCAGTAACAAGCTTTTCGACGTCAGCAATGCGTCGCTTAGCGTCTGCATCAATCTCAACGCCGCCGTTAGTATCGGCAGCGGTTGGCCAAGTGGACACCACGATGGATTCACCATCAGTCAATGCCTGCCACAACACCTCAGTAACAAAAGGCATCGCAGGGTGCAGTAAACGCAGCAGGGTGTCTAGGACATGTCCCAAAATCTTTTGGGTGTGTGCGCCACGTTGGGTGGTGCCCTCGCGAGGGATCTGTACCTTGGCAATTTCTAGGTACCAGTCACAGAACTCATTCCACGCAAATTGGTAGAGCTCTTCATTTGCCTTAGCAAATTGGTAGTTATCCAGGTAAGCGTCGACGTCGGCGCGGACTTCTTCAAGACGGTCCACGATCCAACGGTCAGCATCGGTGAGTTCTTCACGTGGTGGCAAACCTTCGGAAACAGCGCCGTTCATCAGCGCAAACTTCGTTGCGTTGAAAAGCTTGGTGGCGAAGTTACGGGAGCTTTGTGCAGAATCCTCACCAACTGGGAGGTCAACACCTGGGTTTGCACCACGAGCCAAGGTAAACCGCAGTGCGTCAGCACCGTAGTTTTCTACCCAGTCCATAGGGTCAATGCCATTGCCCAAGGACTTGGACATCTTGCGACCATGCTCATCGCGAACCAAGCCGTGCAGGAAGAGATCCTTGAATGGAATCTGCGGGCGACCATCGGTGCCGGTGCCCAAAATCTCTGGGGTTTCCTTGGCAGCGAAAGTGCCGAACATCATCATGCGGGCAACCCAGAAGAACAAGATGTCATAGGCAGTAACCAGCACTGAGGTTGGGTAGAACTTTGCTAGCTCAGCAGAGTTTTCTGGCCAACCCATGGTAGAAAATGGCCATAGTGCAGAGGAGAACCAGGTATCCAAAACGTCAGGATCCTGGACATAGCCTTCTGGAGCCTGCTCATCTGGACCAACGCAGACGATCTCACCATTAGGGCCGTACCAAATTGGGATGCGGTGGCCCCACCACAGCTGACGGGAAATGGTCCAGTCATGCATATTGTCTACCCACTCAAAGAAGCGAGGCTCCAAAGACTTGGGGTGAATAGTGGTGTCGCCGGAACGAACAGCATCGCCGGACATCTTGGCTAGCTCTTCAACCTTGACAAACCACTGCAGAGACAGACGTGGCTCAATGGCTTCACCGGAACGCTCAGAGTGTCCCACGGAGTGTACGTAGGGGCGAACTTCCTTAACAATGCGGCCCTGCGCTGCCAAAGCTTCGCGGATTTGAACGCGGGCTTCTTCGCGGGTTAGACCATCAAATTGGGTGCCGGTATCTGCGATCCTGCCGGTCTTGTCCATGATGGTTGGCATGTCCAGGTTGTGGCGCAGGCCAAGAG encodes the following:
- a CDS encoding valine--tRNA ligase, whose protein sequence is MVCVTEQNNENTSQNRADKLPKSWDPKAVEADLYQGWVDAGYFTADPSSDKPGFSIVLPPPNVTGQLHMGHALDHTLMDAMARRKRMQGFEVLWLPGMDHAGIATQTKVEAMLKETEGKTRYDYDREEFIAKVWEWKEEFGGKIGGQMRAIGDSVDWSRERFTLDEGLSRAVQTIFKKLFDAGLIYQAHRLVNWSPVLETAVSDIEVVYKDVEGELVSIRYGSLNDDEPHLIVATTRVETMLGDVAIAVHPDDERYKDLVGQTFPHPFRDDLSLKVVADDYVDPEFGSGAVKITPAHDPNDYALGLRHNLDMPTIMDKTGRIADTGTQFDGLTREEARVQIREALAAQGRIVKEVRPYVHSVGHSERSGEAIEPRLSLQWFVKVEELAKMSGDAVRSGDTTIHPKSLEPRFFEWVDNMHDWTISRQLWWGHRIPIWYGPNGEIVCVGPDEQAPEGYVQDPDVLDTWFSSALWPFSTMGWPENSAELAKFYPTSVLVTAYDILFFWVARMMMFGTFAAKETPEILGTGTDGRPQIPFKDLFLHGLVRDEHGRKMSKSLGNGIDPMDWVENYGADALRFTLARGANPGVDLPVGEDSAQSSRNFATKLFNATKFALMNGAVSEGLPPREELTDADRWIVDRLEEVRADVDAYLDNYQFAKANEELYQFAWNEFCDWYLEIAKVQIPREGTTQRGAHTQKILGHVLDTLLRLLHPAMPFVTEVLWQALTDGESIVVSTWPTAADTNGGVEIDADAKRRIADVEKLVTEIRRFRSDQGVKPSQKVPARLDFAACDLSDLEESVRSLVRIETPEADFAASASLEIRLSTATVTVELDTSGTVDVAAERKRLEKDLAAAQKELDTTGKKLGNEAFLSKAPDAVVDKIRERQQVAQEEVERINKRLEELA